The following proteins are encoded in a genomic region of Streptomyces sp. SLBN-31:
- a CDS encoding FAD-binding oxidoreductase: MSASTAPVTTTVTGWGRTAPTAARLIRPRTYEEAAAAVRECGVRGGIPRGLGRAYGDAAQNAGGAVFDMTGLDRIHAIDADDGTVLCGAGVSLHRLMEVLLPLGWFVPVTPGTRQVTVGGAIGADIHGKNHHVSGSFSRHVLSFELLTADGEIRTVGRGTPLFDATAGGMGLTGVILTATLGLLPVETSLMSVDTERAGDLDDLMARLTDTDHHYRYSVAWIDLLARGAATGRAVLTRGDHAPFDALPARARARALQFRTPRFPSAPAFLPEGLLSRTTVGLFNELWYRKAPRARTGELQRISTFFHPLDGVPHWNRVYGRGGFVQYQFVVGHGQEDTLRRIVRRIAERRCPSFLAVLKRFGPADPGWLSFPLPGWTLALDIPAALPGLGPFLDGLDEEVAAAGGRVYLAKDSRLRPELLAAMYPRLDDFRALRAQLDPRGVFVSDLSRRLAL; encoded by the coding sequence ATGTCTGCCAGCACCGCACCGGTCACCACCACCGTCACCGGATGGGGGCGGACCGCTCCCACCGCGGCCCGTCTGATCCGTCCACGGACCTACGAGGAGGCCGCGGCCGCCGTCCGGGAGTGCGGGGTCCGCGGGGGCATCCCCCGGGGCCTGGGACGCGCGTACGGCGACGCGGCGCAGAACGCCGGCGGGGCGGTGTTCGACATGACGGGCCTGGACCGGATCCACGCGATCGACGCCGACGACGGCACCGTGCTGTGCGGCGCGGGCGTGTCCCTGCACCGCCTGATGGAAGTGCTGCTGCCGCTGGGCTGGTTCGTCCCGGTGACGCCCGGCACCCGGCAGGTGACGGTCGGCGGCGCGATCGGGGCGGACATCCACGGCAAGAACCACCACGTGTCCGGCAGCTTCTCCCGGCACGTCCTGTCGTTCGAACTCCTCACCGCCGACGGCGAGATCCGCACGGTGGGCCGCGGCACCCCGCTGTTCGACGCGACCGCGGGCGGCATGGGACTGACCGGCGTGATCCTGACCGCCACCCTCGGTCTGCTGCCCGTCGAGACCTCCCTGATGTCGGTCGACACCGAGCGGGCCGGCGACCTGGACGACCTGATGGCACGTCTGACGGACACCGACCACCACTACCGCTACTCGGTCGCCTGGATCGACCTGCTGGCCCGCGGCGCCGCGACGGGCCGCGCGGTCCTGACCCGCGGCGACCACGCCCCGTTCGACGCACTGCCGGCACGCGCGCGTGCGAGGGCACTTCAGTTCCGCACCCCGCGGTTCCCGTCCGCGCCGGCCTTCCTCCCCGAGGGGCTGCTCAGCCGCACCACCGTGGGCCTGTTCAACGAGCTCTGGTACCGGAAGGCGCCCCGGGCGCGTACCGGCGAGCTGCAGCGGATCTCCACGTTCTTCCACCCCCTGGACGGCGTCCCCCACTGGAACCGCGTCTACGGCCGCGGCGGCTTCGTGCAGTACCAGTTCGTCGTCGGACACGGCCAGGAGGACACCCTGCGCCGGATCGTGCGCCGGATCGCCGAACGGCGCTGCCCGTCCTTCCTGGCCGTCCTCAAGCGGTTCGGCCCGGCCGACCCGGGCTGGCTGTCCTTCCCGCTGCCCGGCTGGACCCTGGCCCTCGACATCCCGGCCGCCCTGCCAGGTCTCGGCCCCTTCCTGGACGGGCTCGACGAGGAGGTCGCCGCGGCCGGCGGACGCGTCTACCTCGCCAAGGACTCCCGTCTGCGCCCCGAACTCCTCGCCGCGATGTACCCGCGCCTCGACGACTTCCGGGCCCTGCGCGCTCAGCTCGACCCGCGCGGAGTGTTCGTGTCGGACCTGTCCCGCCGTCTCGCCCTCTAG
- a CDS encoding phosphatase PAP2 family protein, producing MDLLDHRILSACRAYGADPRVAGVARALSRAGEHGALWLVTGLVGAAVDGARRGAWLRGAALTGGAHLVSMGVKRVVRRPRPAHVEHLAPTFGPHSFPSSHATSAAAAALVYGALGAYAVPPLAAAMCLSRLVVGVHHPSDVVAGAALGALTARLGSRWVGGGAHD from the coding sequence ATGGACCTCCTGGACCACCGAATCCTCTCCGCCTGCCGCGCGTACGGCGCCGACCCGCGCGTCGCCGGTGTCGCGCGCGCCCTTTCCCGGGCCGGCGAGCACGGTGCGCTGTGGCTCGTGACGGGCCTCGTCGGGGCCGCCGTGGACGGCGCGCGGCGCGGCGCCTGGTTGCGCGGTGCGGCGCTCACCGGGGGAGCGCACCTCGTCAGCATGGGTGTGAAGAGGGTGGTGCGGCGCCCGCGCCCGGCACACGTCGAACACCTCGCGCCCACGTTCGGCCCGCACTCCTTCCCCAGCTCGCACGCGACCTCCGCCGCGGCCGCCGCCCTCGTCTACGGGGCCCTCGGCGCGTACGCCGTTCCGCCACTCGCCGCCGCGATGTGCCTGTCCCGGCTGGTCGTCGGCGTCCACCACCCCTCGGACGTGGTGGCGGGCGCGGCCCTCGGGGCGCTCACGGCCCGCCTGGGCTCGCGCTGGGTGGGAGGGGGCGCGCATGACTGA
- a CDS encoding decaprenyl-phosphate phosphoribosyltransferase, protein MTEAAPLTDGARSREAALVEQRTPERTPAPPPKRTPATLLTGLLRTARPKQWVKNLLVVAAPAAAGELFTRSAIPRLTAVFVLFTACAAAVYLVNDARDADADRAHPAKRHRPVAAGQVPVPLAYAVAGVLGVLAPAAAAWLVSPAVAALLTAYLGMQLAYCVSLKRVLVVDLVVVTTGFLMRAVSGGLALGIPLSRWFLITTGFGALFMVSAKRYSEAVQMAGKAGATRALLTEYTTGYLRFVWQLAAGVAVLGYCMWALEEGGLPHTGVLPWRQLSMVAFVLAVLRYAVFADRGTAGEPEDVVLRDRALAVIGLVWLAMYGLAVANW, encoded by the coding sequence ATGACTGAGGCAGCGCCCCTCACGGACGGCGCACGCTCCCGAGAGGCGGCGCTTGTGGAACAGCGCACGCCCGAACGCACCCCCGCGCCACCCCCGAAGCGCACCCCCGCCACGCTCCTCACGGGTCTGCTGAGAACCGCACGCCCCAAGCAGTGGGTCAAGAACCTCCTGGTCGTCGCCGCCCCCGCGGCCGCCGGCGAGCTCTTCACCCGCTCCGCGATCCCCCGCCTCACCGCGGTCTTCGTCCTGTTCACGGCCTGCGCCGCCGCCGTCTACCTCGTCAACGACGCCCGGGACGCCGACGCCGACCGCGCCCACCCCGCCAAGCGCCACCGCCCGGTCGCGGCCGGCCAGGTCCCCGTACCGCTCGCCTACGCCGTCGCGGGCGTCCTCGGCGTGCTCGCGCCGGCCGCCGCGGCCTGGCTGGTCTCACCGGCCGTCGCGGCACTGCTCACGGCCTACCTCGGCATGCAACTGGCGTACTGCGTCAGCCTCAAGCGCGTCCTGGTCGTGGACCTCGTGGTCGTCACGACCGGCTTCCTGATGCGGGCCGTGTCCGGCGGGCTCGCGCTGGGCATCCCGCTGTCCCGCTGGTTCCTGATCACGACCGGCTTCGGCGCCCTGTTCATGGTGTCGGCCAAGCGCTACTCCGAAGCCGTCCAGATGGCCGGAAAGGCGGGCGCCACGCGCGCGCTGCTCACCGAGTACACCACCGGATACCTGCGCTTCGTCTGGCAGCTGGCCGCGGGCGTCGCCGTCCTCGGCTACTGCATGTGGGCCCTGGAGGAGGGCGGACTCCCGCACACCGGCGTGCTGCCCTGGCGCCAGCTCTCCATGGTCGCCTTCGTCCTCGCGGTCCTGCGGTACGCCGTCTTCGCCGACCGGGGCACCGCCGGCGAACCGGAGGACGTCGTCCTGCGCGACCGTGCCCTCGCCGTCATCGGGCTGGTCTGGCTGGCGATGTACGGGCTGGCGGTGGCGAACTGGTAG
- a CDS encoding YihY/virulence factor BrkB family protein, producing MDWLKKLPVVGPLVASLMATHAWRSFERLDRVKWTRLAAAMTFTSFVALFPLLTVAATVAAATLSEKQQTDLQNKIAEQVPGISDQLDINGLVQNAGTIGLIAGAALLFTGIGWAGSTRECLRAVWEMPDQEENYLLRKAKDLGILVGLGGAVLVTLAASTVASAMVGWITRQTGLEKGGWGGILLYVAAFAVAVFADFLLLLYVLTMLPGVEPPRRRLTVAALTGAIGFELLKALLSGYMQGVAAKSMYGAFGVPVALLLWINFTSKLVLFCAAWTATQSEEQEVREEEREERAETVRKVRDETGDVPDRAAASGG from the coding sequence ATGGACTGGCTGAAGAAGCTCCCCGTCGTCGGGCCGCTGGTGGCGAGCCTGATGGCCACGCACGCGTGGCGGTCGTTCGAGCGTCTGGACCGGGTGAAGTGGACCCGTCTGGCCGCCGCGATGACGTTCACGAGTTTCGTCGCGCTGTTCCCGCTGCTCACCGTGGCCGCCACGGTCGCCGCGGCCACGCTCAGCGAGAAGCAGCAGACGGATCTGCAGAACAAGATCGCCGAGCAGGTGCCCGGCATCTCCGACCAGCTCGACATCAACGGCCTCGTCCAGAACGCCGGCACCATCGGACTCATCGCCGGCGCCGCCCTGCTGTTCACCGGCATCGGCTGGGCCGGCTCGACGCGCGAGTGCCTGCGCGCGGTGTGGGAGATGCCCGACCAGGAGGAGAACTACCTCCTGCGCAAAGCCAAGGACCTCGGCATCCTCGTGGGCCTCGGCGGCGCCGTCCTGGTCACCCTCGCCGCCTCCACCGTCGCCTCGGCGATGGTCGGCTGGATCACCCGGCAGACAGGGCTGGAGAAGGGCGGCTGGGGCGGGATCCTGCTGTACGTCGCCGCGTTCGCGGTCGCCGTGTTCGCCGACTTCCTGCTGCTCCTGTACGTCCTGACGATGCTGCCCGGCGTCGAACCGCCGCGCCGCCGCCTGACCGTCGCGGCACTGACCGGCGCGATCGGCTTCGAGCTGCTGAAGGCGCTGCTGAGCGGCTACATGCAGGGTGTGGCCGCGAAGAGCATGTACGGCGCCTTCGGGGTCCCCGTAGCCCTCCTGCTGTGGATCAACTTCACCTCGAAGCTGGTCCTGTTCTGCGCCGCGTGGACGGCGACGCAGAGCGAGGAGCAGGAGGTGCGCGAGGAGGAACGGGAGGAGCGGGCGGAGACCGTGCGCAAGGTCAGGGACGAGACCGGCGACGTACCAGATCGGGCAGCGGCCAGCGGCGGTTGA
- a CDS encoding D-alanyl-D-alanine carboxypeptidase family protein has translation MPAPKKTVRRSLLITSAALSSLALTAPVALAAPSPSTSPSATPPAGMSSVGGARLGRPGTQVDLGSGAPVLPKDVTARSWIVADAESGEVLAAHNAHWRLPPASTMKMLFADTLLPKFPRGEKHKVVPADLAGMGAGSSLVGIKEGETYTVHDLWLGVFLRSGNDAVHVLSAMNDGVGNTVKEMNAHAQELQALDTNVVTPDGYDAPRQVSSAYDLTLFARSGLQKKDFREYCSTVRAEFPGETKKNKKGKTVREPFEIQNTNRLLAGDTDISVYQGIAGVKNGNTTNAGATFTGVAERDGRVLLVTVMHPEKEEHNEVYKETAKLFDWGFAAAGKARAVGELVPPRSTVRASAQPGANASDGQAGGAGSNASAAPAAKAAGHTGGGMGTAFAISAGALALLAGAAFLVNRRWPLPDLVRRRSRP, from the coding sequence GTGCCCGCACCCAAGAAGACCGTCAGGCGATCCCTTCTGATCACCTCCGCCGCCCTGTCGTCGCTCGCGTTGACCGCGCCCGTCGCCCTCGCGGCCCCCAGCCCCTCCACGAGCCCCTCGGCCACTCCGCCGGCGGGCATGTCGTCCGTGGGCGGCGCCCGGCTCGGCCGGCCCGGCACACAGGTCGATCTGGGCAGCGGCGCTCCGGTACTGCCCAAGGACGTCACCGCGCGCTCGTGGATCGTCGCGGACGCCGAGTCAGGCGAGGTCCTCGCCGCGCACAACGCGCACTGGCGGCTGCCTCCGGCGTCCACGATGAAGATGCTGTTCGCGGACACGCTGCTGCCGAAGTTCCCGCGCGGCGAGAAGCACAAGGTGGTGCCCGCGGACCTGGCGGGCATGGGCGCCGGCTCCAGCCTGGTCGGGATAAAGGAGGGCGAGACCTACACGGTCCACGACCTGTGGCTCGGCGTCTTCCTGCGCTCCGGCAACGACGCCGTGCACGTGCTGTCGGCGATGAACGACGGTGTCGGCAACACCGTCAAGGAGATGAACGCGCACGCCCAGGAGCTCCAGGCCCTCGACACGAACGTGGTCACACCCGACGGCTACGACGCCCCCAGGCAGGTCTCCTCCGCGTACGACCTGACGCTGTTCGCCCGCTCCGGCTTGCAGAAGAAGGACTTCCGCGAGTACTGCTCGACCGTGCGGGCGGAGTTCCCGGGCGAGACGAAGAAGAACAAGAAGGGCAAGACGGTCCGGGAGCCCTTCGAGATCCAGAACACCAACCGGCTGCTGGCCGGCGACACCGACATCTCCGTCTACCAGGGCATCGCGGGCGTCAAGAACGGCAACACCACCAACGCGGGCGCGACCTTCACAGGGGTCGCCGAGCGCGACGGCAGGGTGCTGCTGGTGACGGTCATGCACCCCGAGAAGGAAGAGCACAACGAGGTCTACAAGGAGACCGCCAAGCTCTTCGACTGGGGTTTCGCGGCGGCCGGGAAGGCCCGCGCGGTGGGTGAGCTGGTGCCGCCGAGGAGCACCGTCCGGGCGAGCGCCCAGCCGGGCGCCAACGCCTCGGACGGGCAGGCGGGCGGCGCCGGGAGCAACGCGTCGGCCGCCCCGGCGGCGAAGGCCGCCGGGCACACCGGCGGCGGCATGGGGACCGCGTTCGCGATCTCCGCAGGGGCGCTGGCGCTGCTCGCGGGGGCCGCGTTCCTGGTCAACCGCCGCTGGCCGCTGCCCGATCTGGTACGTCGCCGGTCTCGTCCCTGA
- a CDS encoding SCO4848 family membrane protein produces MKLSRPVSWFLLAFGVWSWVIWVTFVKNLIKDGSGLAFDDGHPTAYFWVHLTLAVVSFVLGTVIGGIGLRGLRALRRTS; encoded by the coding sequence ATGAAGCTCAGCCGCCCTGTCTCCTGGTTCCTGCTCGCCTTCGGGGTGTGGAGCTGGGTCATCTGGGTCACTTTCGTGAAAAATCTCATCAAGGACGGCAGCGGGCTCGCGTTCGACGACGGCCACCCGACGGCGTACTTCTGGGTCCATCTGACGCTGGCGGTCGTCTCCTTCGTATTGGGGACGGTCATCGGCGGCATCGGGTTGCGTGGGCTGCGCGCATTGCGCCGCACTTCATAA
- a CDS encoding metallophosphoesterase yields the protein MVIVFALLALGVLVGANWYLWRRLFRDTTRGAGFARRAGAALIAGGWALAVGAIVAERAGAPFWLQQVLAWPGFLWLALSVYLLLAVVAGEVVRPLLRRLLEWRAHASAAAPADAEPVPAGAVVSRAPAAEGARASDPAPEREPAQPGAEPGSALAVADPSRRLFVSRVVAGAAAAAAVGTVGYGTYGVLRGPRVKRVTVPLAKLPRAAHGYRIAVVSDIHLGPILGRGFAQQVVDTINSTQPDIVAVVGDLVDGSVKNLGPAAAPLRQLRAPSYFVTGNHEYYSGAEQWVEEVRRLGLRPLENARTELPYFDLAGVNDIAGESEGQGPDFGRALGDRDTARACVLLAHQPVQIHEAVRHHVDLQLSGHTHGGQLWPGNFLAAAANPTVAGLERYGDTQLYVSRGAGAWGPPTRVGAPSDITVIELASTRA from the coding sequence GTGGTCATCGTCTTCGCTCTGCTCGCGCTCGGCGTCCTGGTGGGGGCCAACTGGTACCTGTGGCGCCGCCTGTTCCGCGACACGACGCGGGGCGCGGGCTTCGCACGCCGGGCGGGCGCGGCGCTGATCGCGGGCGGCTGGGCGCTGGCGGTCGGCGCGATCGTGGCCGAGCGGGCCGGGGCGCCCTTCTGGCTCCAGCAGGTGCTGGCCTGGCCGGGCTTCCTGTGGCTGGCGCTCTCCGTCTACCTGCTGCTCGCGGTCGTCGCGGGCGAGGTCGTACGGCCGCTGCTGCGGCGGCTCCTGGAGTGGCGGGCGCACGCGTCGGCCGCCGCGCCCGCGGACGCCGAGCCGGTGCCGGCGGGCGCCGTCGTGTCACGGGCGCCGGCGGCCGAAGGGGCGCGCGCATCGGATCCCGCGCCGGAGCGCGAGCCCGCACAGCCCGGGGCGGAACCCGGGAGCGCTCTTGCGGTTGCCGACCCCTCCCGCCGCCTGTTCGTCTCCCGTGTCGTGGCCGGTGCCGCCGCCGCGGCGGCCGTGGGGACCGTCGGCTACGGCACCTACGGTGTGCTGCGCGGGCCGCGCGTCAAGCGGGTCACGGTGCCGCTGGCCAAGCTGCCGCGCGCGGCGCACGGATACCGCATCGCGGTGGTCAGCGACATCCACCTGGGGCCGATCCTGGGCCGGGGCTTCGCGCAGCAGGTCGTCGACACGATCAACTCCACGCAGCCCGACATCGTCGCGGTCGTCGGCGACCTGGTCGACGGCAGCGTCAAGAACCTGGGACCGGCGGCCGCCCCGTTGCGGCAGCTGCGCGCGCCCTCCTACTTCGTCACCGGCAACCACGAGTACTACTCCGGCGCCGAGCAGTGGGTCGAGGAGGTGCGCCGGCTCGGACTGCGCCCGCTGGAGAACGCCCGCACCGAACTGCCGTACTTCGACCTGGCCGGCGTCAACGACATCGCGGGCGAGAGCGAGGGACAGGGCCCCGACTTCGGCAGGGCGCTCGGCGACCGGGACACGGCACGCGCGTGCGTGCTCCTCGCCCACCAGCCCGTCCAGATCCACGAGGCCGTCAGGCACCACGTCGACCTCCAGCTCTCCGGCCACACCCACGGCGGCCAGCTCTGGCCCGGCAACTTCCTGGCGGCGGCCGCGAACCCCACCGTCGCGGGCCTGGAGCGCTACGGCGACACCCAGCTCTACGTCAGCCGGGGCGCCGGTGCCTGGGGCCCGCCCACGCGCGTGGGCGCCCCGTCGGACATCACCGTGATCGAGCTGGCCTCCACGCGCGCGTGA
- a CDS encoding cell wall metabolism sensor histidine kinase WalK: MKARWLNCERGIHSLRAKLTLTNVALLALGIVAATAVSLMGMRYYLLDQVDTELTKTRESLGGSQLTLRQIDSLSVLGFVHDRLAPQQTDERAAPDTIYAAVGADGHVASILGFKPTEAQRSLSRAVGDPHTLMGHTRPQDVSVHGAPYRVTATQLSDGTYILLASSTDALHRGMLKALKLDLTIGTLLLALLACLTLFSVRRRMRPLEDMVETSSAIAEGDLTRRVPSSHHPTQEVEQLRLALNSMLHQVESAYRTREDSAAQLRRFVADASHELRTPLSAIRGYLQLYDKGMLSDPDERKRAWERVLAETDRMGRLVDELLTLARLDQQPELRFRNVDISRLVRDAAQDLRAQQPDRPVEVAADGSVLVRADESGLRQVLGNLVGNVRTHTPAEVPVRLGVRREDGVVRLSVADDGPGLCEDDAARVFDRFFRAGGGAGSGLGLAIVQGVVHAHGGEVAVRTAPGEGLAVTVTLPTRTASATP; encoded by the coding sequence ATGAAGGCCCGCTGGCTGAACTGCGAACGGGGCATCCACTCGCTGCGCGCCAAGCTCACGCTGACCAATGTCGCGCTGCTCGCGCTCGGCATCGTCGCGGCGACCGCCGTCAGCCTGATGGGCATGCGGTACTACCTGCTCGACCAGGTCGACACCGAGCTGACCAAGACCCGGGAGTCGCTGGGCGGTTCGCAGCTGACGCTGCGGCAGATCGACTCGCTCAGCGTGCTGGGCTTCGTCCACGACCGGCTCGCCCCCCAGCAGACCGACGAGCGCGCGGCCCCGGACACGATCTACGCCGCCGTCGGCGCCGACGGCCACGTAGCCAGCATTCTCGGCTTCAAGCCCACCGAGGCGCAGCGCAGTCTGAGCCGGGCGGTCGGCGACCCGCACACCCTGATGGGGCACACCCGGCCGCAGGACGTCAGCGTGCACGGCGCGCCGTACCGGGTCACGGCGACACAACTGTCCGACGGCACCTACATCCTGCTGGCCAGCTCCACCGACGCCCTGCACCGGGGCATGCTGAAGGCCCTCAAACTCGACCTGACCATCGGCACCCTGCTGCTCGCCCTGCTGGCCTGTCTGACGCTGTTCAGTGTGCGGCGGCGGATGCGGCCGCTGGAGGACATGGTGGAGACGTCGTCGGCCATAGCCGAGGGCGACCTGACCCGGCGGGTGCCCTCCAGCCACCACCCCACTCAGGAGGTCGAGCAGCTGCGCCTGGCCCTCAACTCCATGCTGCACCAGGTGGAGTCGGCGTACCGGACCCGTGAGGACAGCGCGGCCCAGCTGCGCCGTTTCGTCGCCGACGCCTCGCACGAGCTGCGCACCCCGCTGTCGGCGATACGCGGCTATCTGCAGCTGTACGACAAGGGGATGCTCAGCGATCCGGACGAGCGGAAGCGGGCCTGGGAGCGGGTGCTCGCCGAGACCGACCGCATGGGGCGGCTGGTGGACGAGCTGTTGACGCTGGCCCGTCTGGACCAGCAGCCCGAACTGCGCTTTCGCAACGTCGACATCAGCCGTCTGGTGCGGGACGCCGCCCAGGACCTGCGGGCGCAGCAGCCGGACCGGCCCGTCGAGGTCGCCGCCGACGGCTCCGTGCTGGTGCGTGCGGACGAGTCGGGGCTCAGGCAGGTGCTCGGCAATCTCGTGGGCAACGTCCGCACGCACACACCGGCCGAGGTGCCGGTGCGGTTGGGCGTGCGGCGGGAGGACGGCGTGGTGCGGCTGAGTGTCGCGGACGACGGTCCGGGGCTGTGCGAGGACGACGCGGCGCGGGTCTTCGACCGGTTCTTCCGGGCCGGTGGAGGCGCGGGCAGCGGTCTCGGACTGGCCATCGTGCAGGGGGTCGTGCACGCCCACGGCGGTGAGGTGGCGGTGCGCACGGCGCCCGGGGAGGGTCTCGCGGTCACGGTCACGCTGCCGACGCGGACGGCCTCCGCGACGCCGTAG
- a CDS encoding response regulator transcription factor produces the protein MTTAPGTVLVVEDEPSIADVLAIALRYHRFEVMVAGTVREALALAERTRPDAALLDVMLPDGDGRALGRELRDRRPDLALVFLTARDSPAEVVGALGFGDDYITKPFNIDEVVARITAVLRRTRPADVLPQRPPLRYGDLELDETTYSVHRAGRSVELTPTEYALLRFLVRNGGRIVPKEQLLRHVWQYEHTPPESTVVETYISYLRRKLDALGPPVITTRRGVGYGLA, from the coding sequence ATGACGACGGCTCCAGGCACCGTGCTGGTGGTGGAGGACGAACCGAGCATCGCGGACGTTCTCGCCATCGCCCTTCGCTACCACCGCTTCGAGGTGATGGTCGCGGGCACCGTCCGCGAGGCCCTCGCGCTCGCCGAGCGCACCCGGCCGGACGCGGCGCTGCTCGACGTCATGCTCCCGGACGGGGACGGGCGCGCGCTGGGCCGCGAACTGCGCGACCGCAGGCCGGACCTGGCCCTGGTCTTCCTCACCGCGCGGGACTCGCCCGCCGAGGTCGTCGGCGCCCTCGGCTTCGGCGACGACTACATCACCAAGCCGTTCAACATCGACGAGGTCGTCGCCCGGATCACGGCGGTGCTGCGGCGCACCCGGCCGGCCGACGTCCTGCCGCAGCGGCCGCCGCTGCGCTACGGCGACCTGGAGCTGGACGAGACGACGTATAGCGTCCACCGCGCGGGCCGCAGCGTCGAACTCACCCCCACCGAGTACGCGCTGCTGCGGTTCCTGGTGCGCAACGGCGGCCGGATCGTGCCCAAGGAGCAACTGCTGCGGCACGTCTGGCAGTACGAGCACACCCCGCCCGAGTCGACCGTGGTGGAGACCTACATCAGCTATCTGCGCCGCAAACTGGACGCCCTGGGGCCACCGGTGATCACCACGCGGCGTGGTGTGGGATACGGGCTGGCATGA